A window of Malania oleifera isolate guangnan ecotype guangnan chromosome 5, ASM2987363v1, whole genome shotgun sequence contains these coding sequences:
- the LOC131155808 gene encoding bifunctional protein FolD 2 isoform X2 gives MASPSDHRREATIIDGKAIAQTIRSEISSEVRQLSQTYGKVPGLAVVIVGSRKDSQSYVRMKRKACAEVGIKSFDIDFPQQVTEAEVISKVHELNAHPDVHGILVQLPLPNHINEEKVLGEISIEKDVDGFHPLNIGKLAMKGRESLFLPCTPKGCLELLSRSGVTVKGKKAVVVGRSNIVGLPVSLLLLKADATVTIVHSRTHDPESIVREADIIIAAAGQAMMIKGSWIKPGAAVIDVGTNVVDDSSRKSGYRLVGDVDFQEARQVAGWITPVPGGVGPMTVAMLLKNTLEGAKRVIRVRVSATDIFRDPADVVQEVRTS, from the exons ATGGCGTCGCCATCAGATCACCGTCGCGAAGCTACCATCATCGACGGCAAAGCCATTGCTCAAACCATCCGTTCTGAAATATCCTCTGAAGTTCGCCAACTCTCCCAGACTTACGGCAAG GTCCCAGGACTGGCTGTTGTCATTGTAGGCAGCAGGAAGGATTCTCAAAGCTATGTACGTATGAAGAGAAAGGCATGTGCTGAAGTTGGGATTAAGTCCTTTGACATAGACTTTCCGCAGCAAGTAACTGAAGCAGAGGTGATCAGCAAGGTCCATGAGTTAAATGCACATCCTGATGTTCATG GTATACTGGTTCAGCTTCCTTTACCCAATCATATAAATGAAGAGAAAGTCTTAGGTGAGATTAGCATTGAGAAGGACGTAGATGGTTTCCATCCTTTGAACATTGGAAAGCTTGCCATGAAAGGAAGAGAATCTTTATTCCTTCCCTGCACCCCGAAG GGATGTCTTGAACTTCTATCTCGAAGTGGCGTGACTGTAAAAGGAAAAAAGGCAGTTGTGGTAGGTCGAAGTAACATAGTTGGATTGCCAGTTTCTTTGCTACTTCTGAAAGCGGATGCCACAGTAACTATAGTGCACTCACGTACTCATGATCCTGAAAGCATTGTTCGTGAAGCAGACATCATTATTGCTGCAGCAGGACAGGCAATGATG ATAAAAGGCAGTTGGATCAAGCCTGGTGCTGCAGTTATTGATGTGGGAACAAATGTTGTTGATGATTCAAGTAGGAAATCTGGGTACAGACTTGTGGGGGACGTTGATTTTCAGGAAGCACGTCAAGTAGCTGGATGGATAACTCCTGTTCCAGGGGGTGTTGGTCCTATGACGGTTGCAATGCTGCTCAAGAACACCTTGGAGGGCGCCAAGCGTGTGATCAG ggttcgggtgagcgccacagacaTCTTTCGGGATCCTGCCGACGTAGTTCAGgaagtcag
- the LOC131155808 gene encoding bifunctional protein FolD 2 isoform X5, which translates to MASPSDHRREATIIDGKAIAQTIRSEISSEVRQLSQTYGKVPGLAVVIVGSRKDSQSYVRMKRKACAEVGIKSFDIDFPQQVTEAEVISKVHELNAHPDVHGILVQLPLPNHINEEKVLGEISIEKDVDGFHPLNIGKLAMKGRESLFLPCTPKGCLELLSRSGVTVKGKKAVVVGRSNIVGLPVSLLLLKADATVTIVHSRTHDPESIVREADIIIAAAGQAMMIKGSWIKPGAAVIDVGTNVVDDSSRKSGYRLVGDVDFQEARQVAGWITPVPGGVGPMTVAMLLKNTLEGAKRVIRTS; encoded by the exons ATGGCGTCGCCATCAGATCACCGTCGCGAAGCTACCATCATCGACGGCAAAGCCATTGCTCAAACCATCCGTTCTGAAATATCCTCTGAAGTTCGCCAACTCTCCCAGACTTACGGCAAG GTCCCAGGACTGGCTGTTGTCATTGTAGGCAGCAGGAAGGATTCTCAAAGCTATGTACGTATGAAGAGAAAGGCATGTGCTGAAGTTGGGATTAAGTCCTTTGACATAGACTTTCCGCAGCAAGTAACTGAAGCAGAGGTGATCAGCAAGGTCCATGAGTTAAATGCACATCCTGATGTTCATG GTATACTGGTTCAGCTTCCTTTACCCAATCATATAAATGAAGAGAAAGTCTTAGGTGAGATTAGCATTGAGAAGGACGTAGATGGTTTCCATCCTTTGAACATTGGAAAGCTTGCCATGAAAGGAAGAGAATCTTTATTCCTTCCCTGCACCCCGAAG GGATGTCTTGAACTTCTATCTCGAAGTGGCGTGACTGTAAAAGGAAAAAAGGCAGTTGTGGTAGGTCGAAGTAACATAGTTGGATTGCCAGTTTCTTTGCTACTTCTGAAAGCGGATGCCACAGTAACTATAGTGCACTCACGTACTCATGATCCTGAAAGCATTGTTCGTGAAGCAGACATCATTATTGCTGCAGCAGGACAGGCAATGATG ATAAAAGGCAGTTGGATCAAGCCTGGTGCTGCAGTTATTGATGTGGGAACAAATGTTGTTGATGATTCAAGTAGGAAATCTGGGTACAGACTTGTGGGGGACGTTGATTTTCAGGAAGCACGTCAAGTAGCTGGATGGATAACTCCTGTTCCAGGGGGTGTTGGTCCTATGACGGTTGCAATGCTGCTCAAGAACACCTTGGAGGGCGCCAAGCGTGTGATCAG
- the LOC131155808 gene encoding bifunctional protein FolD 2 isoform X3, giving the protein MASPSDHRREATIIDGKAIAQTIRSEISSEVRQLSQTYGKVPGLAVVIVGSRKDSQSYVRMKRKACAEVGIKSFDIDFPQQVTEAEVISKVHELNAHPDVHGILVQLPLPNHINEEKVLGEISIEKDVDGFHPLNIGKLAMKGRESLFLPCTPKGCLELLSRSGVTVKGKKAVVVGRSNIVGLPVSLLLLKADATVTIVHSRTHDPESIVREADIIIAAAGQAMMIKGSWIKPGAAVIDVGTNVVDDSSRKSGYRLVGDVDFQEARQVAGWITPVPGGVGPMTVAMLLKNTLEGAKRVIRFLWADFFSGVLSILSFLFTKSS; this is encoded by the exons ATGGCGTCGCCATCAGATCACCGTCGCGAAGCTACCATCATCGACGGCAAAGCCATTGCTCAAACCATCCGTTCTGAAATATCCTCTGAAGTTCGCCAACTCTCCCAGACTTACGGCAAG GTCCCAGGACTGGCTGTTGTCATTGTAGGCAGCAGGAAGGATTCTCAAAGCTATGTACGTATGAAGAGAAAGGCATGTGCTGAAGTTGGGATTAAGTCCTTTGACATAGACTTTCCGCAGCAAGTAACTGAAGCAGAGGTGATCAGCAAGGTCCATGAGTTAAATGCACATCCTGATGTTCATG GTATACTGGTTCAGCTTCCTTTACCCAATCATATAAATGAAGAGAAAGTCTTAGGTGAGATTAGCATTGAGAAGGACGTAGATGGTTTCCATCCTTTGAACATTGGAAAGCTTGCCATGAAAGGAAGAGAATCTTTATTCCTTCCCTGCACCCCGAAG GGATGTCTTGAACTTCTATCTCGAAGTGGCGTGACTGTAAAAGGAAAAAAGGCAGTTGTGGTAGGTCGAAGTAACATAGTTGGATTGCCAGTTTCTTTGCTACTTCTGAAAGCGGATGCCACAGTAACTATAGTGCACTCACGTACTCATGATCCTGAAAGCATTGTTCGTGAAGCAGACATCATTATTGCTGCAGCAGGACAGGCAATGATG ATAAAAGGCAGTTGGATCAAGCCTGGTGCTGCAGTTATTGATGTGGGAACAAATGTTGTTGATGATTCAAGTAGGAAATCTGGGTACAGACTTGTGGGGGACGTTGATTTTCAGGAAGCACGTCAAGTAGCTGGATGGATAACTCCTGTTCCAGGGGGTGTTGGTCCTATGACGGTTGCAATGCTGCTCAAGAACACCTTGGAGGGCGCCAAGCGTGTGATCAG gTTTCTGTGGGCAGACTTCTTCTCTGGTGTCTTATCTATTCTCTCTTTCCTATTCACAAAATCTTCATAA
- the LOC131155808 gene encoding bifunctional protein FolD 2 isoform X4, protein MASPSDHRREATIIDGKAIAQTIRSEISSEVRQLSQTYGKVPGLAVVIVGSRKDSQSYVRMKRKACAEVGIKSFDIDFPQQVTEAEVISKVHELNAHPDVHGILVQLPLPNHINEEKVLGEISIEKDVDGFHPLNIGKLAMKGRESLFLPCTPKGCLELLSRSGVTVKGKKAVVVGRSNIVGLPVSLLLLKADATVTIVHSRTHDPESIVREADIIIAAAGQAMMIKGSWIKPGAAVIDVGTNVVDDSSRKSGYRLVGDVDFQEARQVAGWITPVPGGVGPMTVAMLLKNTLEGAKRVIRSFG, encoded by the exons ATGGCGTCGCCATCAGATCACCGTCGCGAAGCTACCATCATCGACGGCAAAGCCATTGCTCAAACCATCCGTTCTGAAATATCCTCTGAAGTTCGCCAACTCTCCCAGACTTACGGCAAG GTCCCAGGACTGGCTGTTGTCATTGTAGGCAGCAGGAAGGATTCTCAAAGCTATGTACGTATGAAGAGAAAGGCATGTGCTGAAGTTGGGATTAAGTCCTTTGACATAGACTTTCCGCAGCAAGTAACTGAAGCAGAGGTGATCAGCAAGGTCCATGAGTTAAATGCACATCCTGATGTTCATG GTATACTGGTTCAGCTTCCTTTACCCAATCATATAAATGAAGAGAAAGTCTTAGGTGAGATTAGCATTGAGAAGGACGTAGATGGTTTCCATCCTTTGAACATTGGAAAGCTTGCCATGAAAGGAAGAGAATCTTTATTCCTTCCCTGCACCCCGAAG GGATGTCTTGAACTTCTATCTCGAAGTGGCGTGACTGTAAAAGGAAAAAAGGCAGTTGTGGTAGGTCGAAGTAACATAGTTGGATTGCCAGTTTCTTTGCTACTTCTGAAAGCGGATGCCACAGTAACTATAGTGCACTCACGTACTCATGATCCTGAAAGCATTGTTCGTGAAGCAGACATCATTATTGCTGCAGCAGGACAGGCAATGATG ATAAAAGGCAGTTGGATCAAGCCTGGTGCTGCAGTTATTGATGTGGGAACAAATGTTGTTGATGATTCAAGTAGGAAATCTGGGTACAGACTTGTGGGGGACGTTGATTTTCAGGAAGCACGTCAAGTAGCTGGATGGATAACTCCTGTTCCAGGGGGTGTTGGTCCTATGACGGTTGCAATGCTGCTCAAGAACACCTTGGAGGGCGCCAAGCGTGTGATCAG gtcattcgggtag
- the LOC131155808 gene encoding bifunctional protein FolD 2 isoform X1, producing the protein MASPSDHRREATIIDGKAIAQTIRSEISSEVRQLSQTYGKVPGLAVVIVGSRKDSQSYVRMKRKACAEVGIKSFDIDFPQQVTEAEVISKVHELNAHPDVHGILVQLPLPNHINEEKVLGEISIEKDVDGFHPLNIGKLAMKGRESLFLPCTPKGCLELLSRSGVTVKGKKAVVVGRSNIVGLPVSLLLLKADATVTIVHSRTHDPESIVREADIIIAAAGQAMMIKGSWIKPGAAVIDVGTNVVDDSSRKSGYRLVGDVDFQEARQVAGWITPVPGGVGPMTVAMLLKNTLEGAKRVIRVRVSATDIFRDPADVVQEVREGSL; encoded by the exons ATGGCGTCGCCATCAGATCACCGTCGCGAAGCTACCATCATCGACGGCAAAGCCATTGCTCAAACCATCCGTTCTGAAATATCCTCTGAAGTTCGCCAACTCTCCCAGACTTACGGCAAG GTCCCAGGACTGGCTGTTGTCATTGTAGGCAGCAGGAAGGATTCTCAAAGCTATGTACGTATGAAGAGAAAGGCATGTGCTGAAGTTGGGATTAAGTCCTTTGACATAGACTTTCCGCAGCAAGTAACTGAAGCAGAGGTGATCAGCAAGGTCCATGAGTTAAATGCACATCCTGATGTTCATG GTATACTGGTTCAGCTTCCTTTACCCAATCATATAAATGAAGAGAAAGTCTTAGGTGAGATTAGCATTGAGAAGGACGTAGATGGTTTCCATCCTTTGAACATTGGAAAGCTTGCCATGAAAGGAAGAGAATCTTTATTCCTTCCCTGCACCCCGAAG GGATGTCTTGAACTTCTATCTCGAAGTGGCGTGACTGTAAAAGGAAAAAAGGCAGTTGTGGTAGGTCGAAGTAACATAGTTGGATTGCCAGTTTCTTTGCTACTTCTGAAAGCGGATGCCACAGTAACTATAGTGCACTCACGTACTCATGATCCTGAAAGCATTGTTCGTGAAGCAGACATCATTATTGCTGCAGCAGGACAGGCAATGATG ATAAAAGGCAGTTGGATCAAGCCTGGTGCTGCAGTTATTGATGTGGGAACAAATGTTGTTGATGATTCAAGTAGGAAATCTGGGTACAGACTTGTGGGGGACGTTGATTTTCAGGAAGCACGTCAAGTAGCTGGATGGATAACTCCTGTTCCAGGGGGTGTTGGTCCTATGACGGTTGCAATGCTGCTCAAGAACACCTTGGAGGGCGCCAAGCGTGTGATCAG ggttcgggtgagcgccacagacaTCTTTCGGGATCCTGCCGACGTAGTTCAGgaagtcag